In one Candidatus Omnitrophota bacterium genomic region, the following are encoded:
- a CDS encoding NAD(P)-dependent oxidoreductase, translating to MNILVTGAGGFVGKSLCPRLVQRGHNVSGLAHDITTPFPSPLRFDLVVHLAAHNVTHVGDQDNGLYARVNVQGTKNVLEAVDAGHFIFLSTAKVYKNEGLPAGQAGLPLTEDSPLGPVGAYEASKLKAEEACRSFFKGKRLVILRPVNIMGEGQAPKALLPIFFQKARQHQPLEIMGSARTPVQFVYVDDVADAVEAVIDHQEVDGIFNIACDQIVTIEELARKVIALTCSSSPLNMPGGREDVPCSRVICDKALRQLGWKAKTGLEEILQRYQENAA from the coding sequence ATGAATATCCTGGTGACAGGGGCCGGCGGCTTTGTCGGCAAAAGCTTGTGTCCGCGCCTGGTCCAACGCGGGCATAACGTGTCCGGCCTTGCCCACGACATCACCACACCTTTTCCTTCACCTCTTCGTTTTGATCTGGTCGTTCATTTGGCCGCGCATAATGTGACTCACGTCGGGGACCAGGACAACGGTCTTTACGCGCGCGTCAATGTCCAGGGCACAAAGAACGTGCTGGAGGCCGTTGACGCCGGGCATTTTATATTTTTGTCCACGGCGAAGGTCTATAAGAACGAAGGCCTGCCTGCCGGCCAGGCAGGCCTGCCGTTGACCGAAGATTCTCCCCTGGGTCCCGTGGGCGCTTATGAAGCAAGCAAGTTGAAAGCGGAAGAGGCCTGCCGTTCATTTTTTAAAGGCAAACGTCTGGTCATTTTAAGGCCGGTCAATATCATGGGCGAAGGCCAGGCGCCCAAAGCCCTGCTTCCTATTTTCTTTCAGAAGGCCAGACAGCATCAGCCCTTAGAGATCATGGGTTCAGCCCGCACGCCTGTTCAGTTCGTCTATGTGGACGATGTGGCGGATGCTGTTGAAGCTGTGATAGATCATCAGGAAGTTGACGGCATTTTCAATATTGCCTGTGATCAGATCGTGACCATTGAAGAATTGGCCCGCAAGGTCATTGCGTTGACCTGTTCGTCTTCACCGTTAAATATGCCCGGCGGCAGGGAGGATGTCCCCTGCTCGAGGGTCATTTGCGATAAGGCCCTGCGGCAATTGGGGTGGAAGGCCAAAACCGGTTTGGAAGAAATCCTGCAGAGATACCAGGAAAATGCCGCCTAA
- a CDS encoding glycosyltransferase family 4 protein gives MPPKKIKILVCGVLPPPNFGHSMIYKMLMASSFANAFETKFLNMRFWTYGTDQKVTAGKLFKMVKYYAVFVWTLLFWRPEYVLYNSSFYRMPFLKDLLFCWTGIILGSKFIFHDLGQYVRELDGSLEGLKKSALRWMLKNMGGSIIMGEKVRQDYDGLADPAKLFVVPGAAEDSKETVIDAPKISGRINVLYFSHMSRLKGVYTAFEAVSRVLQERADIMATFGGPMEDQEVKSRLEELQKGYPQRVHYLGYVEDAVERTRIFRQADIFIFPTLRDVFGLVLLHAMAEGLPVVASREGSIPEIVPEDTNALLVDKGDAKALADKILLLADDRHLREEMGQANRRRYLDHYSPQVYGRKMVEVFEQIHGIIR, from the coding sequence ATGCCGCCTAAGAAGATCAAAATATTGGTTTGCGGTGTTTTGCCGCCGCCGAATTTCGGACATAGCATGATTTATAAGATGCTGATGGCGTCCTCGTTTGCCAACGCGTTTGAGACCAAATTCCTGAACATGCGGTTTTGGACCTACGGCACTGATCAAAAGGTGACGGCGGGAAAGCTTTTTAAGATGGTCAAATATTATGCGGTGTTCGTTTGGACCCTGCTTTTTTGGCGGCCTGAATATGTCCTTTATAACAGCAGTTTCTATCGGATGCCGTTTTTGAAGGACCTTTTATTCTGTTGGACAGGGATCATTTTAGGAAGCAAGTTCATATTTCATGATCTGGGACAGTATGTGAGGGAACTGGACGGGTCCTTGGAGGGGCTCAAGAAGTCGGCCCTGCGCTGGATGCTTAAGAACATGGGCGGGAGCATCATCATGGGCGAGAAAGTGCGTCAGGATTACGACGGCCTGGCAGATCCAGCGAAACTTTTTGTCGTCCCCGGCGCGGCAGAGGACTCCAAAGAGACCGTGATCGATGCCCCCAAAATTTCAGGGCGGATCAACGTTTTGTATTTTTCCCATATGAGCCGTTTAAAAGGCGTGTACACGGCTTTTGAGGCGGTGTCCCGCGTCCTTCAAGAACGCGCGGATATTATGGCGACCTTTGGCGGGCCGATGGAGGACCAGGAAGTCAAAAGCCGCCTGGAAGAATTACAAAAGGGTTATCCCCAAAGGGTCCATTATCTGGGATATGTAGAGGATGCGGTTGAACGGACAAGAATTTTCAGGCAGGCGGACATTTTTATTTTTCCGACCCTCAGGGACGTATTCGGACTTGTTCTTTTGCATGCGATGGCCGAGGGATTACCGGTGGTGGCCTCGCGAGAAGGCTCGATCCCTGAAATTGTACCGGAGGACACGAACGCCCTGCTCGTTGATAAAGGGGATGCAAAGGCCCTGGCTGACAAGATACTTCTTTTGGCGGACGATCGTCATTTGCGCGAGGAGATGGGCCAGGCCAACCGCCGCAGGTATTTAGACCACTATTCGCCGCAGGTGTACGGCCGCAAAATGGTTGAAGTTTTTGAACAGATCCACGGTATTATTCGTTAG
- a CDS encoding sugar phosphate nucleotidyltransferase, with the protein MRGVLLAGGTGARLRPLTNVTNKHLLPVYKKPMIFYPLQTLIDAGIKDILIVTGGEHVGDFFRLLGSGKNWGARFSYEIQEGNAGTGAALLLAEDFVRDEEFMVILGDNVVTEDVSRFVKSFKKEKERFKAKILIAKVPDPQNYGVVTFKGKKISGIIEKPKDPRSPYVNTGLWMFLPDVFGHLKQLKKSPRGEYEITDVLAYYVKQGLLTYSVLRSAWTDAGSFDSLYRATVLMRRLESR; encoded by the coding sequence ATGAGAGGTGTTCTGCTTGCCGGAGGCACCGGCGCAAGGCTGCGTCCGCTGACCAATGTGACCAACAAGCATTTGCTGCCCGTGTATAAGAAGCCGATGATCTTTTATCCGCTGCAGACATTGATCGATGCCGGCATCAAGGATATTTTGATCGTCACCGGAGGAGAGCATGTCGGGGATTTCTTCAGGCTGTTGGGGTCCGGAAAGAATTGGGGCGCGCGCTTCAGCTATGAGATCCAGGAAGGCAATGCCGGGACCGGGGCCGCTTTATTACTGGCGGAAGATTTTGTGCGTGATGAAGAATTCATGGTGATCCTGGGTGACAATGTGGTCACCGAAGATGTGTCGCGGTTCGTGAAAAGTTTTAAGAAAGAAAAAGAGCGGTTCAAGGCCAAAATTTTGATCGCCAAGGTCCCGGACCCGCAAAATTACGGGGTGGTGACCTTTAAGGGTAAAAAGATCTCCGGCATCATTGAGAAACCCAAGGACCCCCGTTCCCCATACGTCAATACCGGTTTATGGATGTTTTTGCCCGACGTATTCGGACACCTGAAACAGCTTAAGAAAAGCCCCCGGGGAGAGTATGAGATCACCGATGTTCTGGCTTATTATGTCAAGCAGGGGCTGTTGACGTACTCCGTTTTAAGGTCCGCGTGGACCGATGCCGGTTCGTTTGATTCTTTGTATAGAGCAACGGTCCTGATGAGGCGGCTGGAATCAAGATGA
- the rfbB gene encoding dTDP-glucose 4,6-dehydratase, with translation MKTGRTKYLITGAAGFIGSNFVHYLYQQHKDIEVVVLDKMAYSGSPQSIKELKAYPGFHFIQGDICDPAAVKKAMAGARVVVNFAAEVAVDRSILDPDSFLKTDIMGTYTLLQEARRQKQLQRFVQISTDEVYGQILEGSFTESSELKPRNPYAASKLGADRLAYSFFVTYGLPVLVTRSSNNYGPRAYLEKVVPLFITNLIDGQQVPVYGEGKQIRDWLFVEDHCSAIDLLIERGINGETYNIAGEQELTNMELTGLILKFMGKDKSSVKFVQDRPGHDFRYSLDCSKMKQLGWRQRHGIKEGLQKTIAWYQDNPGWWRPVKEQMDARYPAGYWGEKK, from the coding sequence ATGAAGACCGGCAGGACTAAATATTTGATCACAGGCGCGGCCGGTTTTATCGGGAGCAATTTCGTCCATTATTTATACCAGCAGCATAAGGATATTGAGGTGGTTGTGCTGGATAAAATGGCTTACTCGGGCAGTCCGCAAAGCATCAAAGAGCTTAAGGCCTATCCCGGATTTCATTTCATTCAGGGTGATATTTGCGATCCCGCGGCAGTCAAGAAAGCCATGGCAGGAGCGCGGGTGGTGGTCAATTTCGCGGCTGAAGTGGCGGTGGACCGGTCCATCCTTGACCCGGATTCATTTCTTAAAACGGACATCATGGGGACCTATACCCTCCTGCAGGAGGCCCGCCGGCAAAAGCAGCTGCAAAGGTTCGTCCAGATATCCACCGACGAGGTCTATGGCCAGATCCTGGAGGGCAGTTTTACGGAAAGCTCCGAATTGAAACCCCGCAACCCTTATGCCGCTTCCAAACTGGGAGCGGACCGTCTGGCATATAGTTTCTTTGTGACCTACGGTCTTCCGGTGCTTGTGACCAGATCGTCCAATAATTACGGACCGCGGGCCTATTTGGAAAAAGTGGTCCCGCTATTCATCACCAATCTGATCGACGGACAGCAGGTGCCTGTGTATGGCGAAGGCAAACAGATCCGGGACTGGTTGTTCGTGGAAGACCATTGCAGTGCCATTGATCTGCTCATTGAGCGCGGCATTAATGGTGAAACTTATAATATCGCGGGCGAACAAGAACTGACGAACATGGAATTGACGGGCCTTATCTTGAAATTCATGGGCAAGGACAAGTCATCGGTCAAATTTGTCCAGGACCGTCCCGGGCACGATTTCAGGTATAGTCTGGATTGTTCCAAGATGAAACAATTGGGCTGGCGCCAGCGGCACGGCATCAAAGAGGGGCTTCAAAAGACCATCGCGTGGTATCAGGACAATCCCGGCTGGTGGCGTCCGGTCAAGGAGCAGATGGACGCCCGTTATCCGGCCGGTTATTGGGGGGAGAAAAAATGA